cagatgaagtttttatccccttaacctaaccctaaccctaaccctaacccatttaacagttaaacagttcactactagatgtttctgaaacatttaacagttaaacagttcactacaggatgtttctgaaacatttaacagttaaacagttcactacaggatgtttctgaaacatttaacagttaaacagttcactacaggatgtttctgaaacatttaacagttaaacagttcactacaggatgtttctgaaacatttaacagttaaacagttcactacaggatgtttctgaaacatttaacaattaaacagttcactacaggatgtttctgaaacattaaacaattaaacagttcactacaggatgtttctgaaacatttaacagttaaacagttcactacaagatgtttctgaaacatttaacagttaaacagttcactacaggatgtttctgaaacatttaacaattaaacagttcactacaagatgtttctgaaacatttaacagttaaacagttcactacaggatgtttctgaaacatttaacaattaaacacttcactacaggatgtttctgaaacatttaacagttaaacagttcactacaggatgtttctgaaacatttaacaattaaacagttcactacaagatgtttctgaaacatttaacagttaaacagttcactacaggatgtttctgaaacatttaacaattaaacagttcactacaagatgtttctgaaacatttaacgtttttctcgaatatctcccgaaccaaacgtcgtagacacttggaaacgtgctctgtctgacataattcgaccacgctgaacacgcctgtcgtggttgtgagtctctacgaccttccgttccagagatataaatttttttatataaaaaagttgcgtaacttcgcaaccgaaagtcgcacagacttgtcagtgccatcagtggaaagaacgaccccgaaaatgggggggtacgtcaaggtctcatcgctctgtcatgttcacacaaagagttaatgaggatgatcaaggatgatcaatttgatcatcgtggttatcatgcccttacctaaccctaaccctaaccctaaccctaaccctaaccccaaccataacccaaacctaaccctaaccctaaccctaaccctaaccctatttccagatgaagtttttatccccttaacctaaccctaaccctaacccatttaacagttaaacagttcactactagatgtttctgaaacatttaacagttaaacagttcactacaggatgtttctgaaacatttaacaattaaacagttcactacaagatgtttctgaaacatttaacagttaaacagttcactacaggatgtttctgaaacatttaacaattaaacacttcactacaggatgtttctgaaacatttaacagttaaacagttcactacaggatgtttctgaaacatttaacagttaaacagttcactacaggatgtttctgaaacatttaacagttaaacagttcactacaggatgtttctgaaacatttaacaattaaacagttcactacaagatgtttctgaaacatttaacagttaaacagttcactacaggatgtttctgaaacatttaacaattaaacagttcactacaagatgtttctgaaacatttaacgtttttctcgaatatctcccgaaccaaacgtcgtagacacttggaaacgtgctctgtctgacataattcgaccacgctgaacacgcctgtcgtggttgtgagtctctacgaccttccgttccagagatatacatttttttatataaaaaagttgcgtaacttcgcaaccgaaagtcgcacagacttgtcagtgccatcagtggaaagaacgaccccgaaaatgggggggtacgtcaaggtctcatcgctctgtcatgttcacacaaagagttaatgaggatgatcaaggatgatcaatttgatcatcgtggttatcatgcccttacctaaccctaaccctaaccctaaccctaaaccctaaccctaaccctaaccctaaccctaaccctaaccctaaccctaaccccctaaccctaaccctaaccctaaccctaaccctctaaccctaaccctaaccctaaccctaaccctaaccctaaccctaaccctaacccgatCCCTTCCCCTCAACCTCATTCCTTACCCTAACCCATCTGCCCCCTCCCCGCTTACCTCCAATCCCTGACCCCCACtcccccttaccctaaccccaacccttctgaccctctccttccttccctgACCCCCTCAACCCGAATCCTACGGTTCTACCTCCTTCCCTTTCCCCTCTCCACCCCTCACCCTCCATCTCCTTTCCTTCCCCAAACCTAATCCTTCCCTCTCCAACCTCATCTGTTTCACCCATTTTCCTTCCCAACAGTGTTACCTGGGACCCTCCTCCATAGAAGACTACaaatcaaacaataaaaaaatacacttcTATCTTGACACTGCACAGGTCCTCTTTATTCCTTCTTATTCCTTTTAGTGCTTTTATTCTAAATTAAGATACTCTATGTTtgtgattatatatattttatatacatttttttttttatatatgttttgcTTGTTTGGGTCTTTGTTTTCACTATTGTCTCTTCCTATTTGCAtttgtttagatatttattGACTTGCCCACACCAACCATTCTGCATGCCTCCTTCCCACCTTAAATGTCCTTAATATCTATATGAATTTTGTTTGCATGTTGGAATTGTGAGCACTTCTTACCTTGACTTTCCACATATATTTTACTTATCCACCATAGAGCCTTCTAAAGCACTGTCCTTCTATTTAttctcttttattgttttacttatCCTTATTATTGGCCTTCCAGGACCTGTGCAGTTGTCTCCTTACCTTCCCTCCTTGTCCCACCAAAAAAACATCGGCTCCCCGTCGGCTTGGGGACCATATCCTGGTCCTCCACCTCGTCTGGGAGTCGAACCTGGGCCTCCCGGGGCGGAGAGCTGCTCcggccacctcacccatccatcccgacaggaacaggaactaGCTCAcacatcatacagccacacacacttacatacagatctttaggccagtgcaaacaaacctccaccggatctatcaaccccaaccataacccaaacctaaccctaaccctaaccctaactgctAACAGTTATCTGCTAACAGTTATCTGCTATAGCGATCTGTaactaacattagctgttaactATCTGTATTAAACGGTACTTTATTAATCCAGGAGGAGAAGTTGTTCAGAGGAAGAAACAATATCAAATGAACcaactgaaatgaaataaaatatattaaatgaaataaaataaaataaaacaaataaacgtACCTTTTGCTCACAGAAGGTGTTGTGTTGTTATCTTGTGTTGTTATCTTGTGTTGTTATCCTCCTGGCTCTGGATATAAGaagttgttgtgttgttatCTTGTGTTGTTAGCCTCCTGGCTCTGGATATAAGGATGCATCAAATCACGATCACGCGAGACCGTCTGTCACGCGAGGTTAAAGGCGACACCTCATTGgttaaaatgttacacacttcccgcaggtgtgtgtgtgagcgacttgagaaaaaaaaaagtcccagaGCAAACATCTCCCTCTCACCTCATACACACATTTTCATACTTTGCCACCTTGTGGgacatgtaataaaaaaagccaGAGGCATATCAGGGAGGCTCCTGAGCCTGTTTATAATGATAACTGGTGTGGGGCCCGGCATTTTGGGCCCCACGAGGGTTTTGGGCCCCTTGACGTTGGTGTGCTCCCGGTCATTGGGCCCCACCAAGTAAGAAACACGAGTGCACAGACGCACACAGTCAGGTTAcagtgttaccatgactacagtgGTCCATCAGTCATAGCTCCACCATAAAAGACCTTTGACTTCCGGCCATTCTTCACACACTTCCTCCAGGAAGCAGGAAGCATCTGGGTCACCGTGACAACAATCAtcctccactgtgtgtgtgagtgttatcCTCCATTTCCACTGTTTGTTCAAATacaatgctgtgtgtgtgtgtgtgtgtgcgtgcgtctgtgtgtgcgtctgtgttcAGTAGCAACTTCATTAATCACAAACTTCCTGTTATATCAAAATGTTTCACACAACGAATTGAAACTTTTCTGAAAGTAAGGATGAAGAAATCTAAATCTAATCACAACCACCCAAAGATCCTCAAGTACCCCTGGTGCCTTTACAAGGACTCCTGGAACCCCTTCAAGGAACATTTGAGCCCCTTGATGATCTCAAGTACCCAGGAACCTCAATGACCACCTCCTCTAGGAGCACCACTCCTCAAAGACCACCGTAACCTGCTCAATGACCACTGTGACCTCCTCAACGACCACCGTAACCTGTTATATGACCACCATAACCTCCTCAATGACCACCACATCCTCATCAACGACCACCGTAACCTCCTCAACGACCACTGTAACCTGTAATATGACTACCATAACCTCCTCAATGTCCACCATATCCTCATCAACGAACACCGTTACCTCCTCAAAGACCACCGTAACCTGCTCAATGACCACTGTGACCTCCTCAACGACCACCGTAACCTGTTATATGACCACCATAACCTCCTCAATGACCACCATATCCTCATCAACGACCACCGTAACCTCCTCAACGACCACTGTAACCTGTTATATGACCACCATAACCTCCTCAATGACCACCATATCGTCATCAACGACCACCGTAACCTCCTCAACGACCACCGTAACCTGTAATATGACTACCATAACCTCCTCAATGTCCACCATATCCTCATCAACGAACACCGTTACCTCCTCAAAGACCACCGTAACCTGCTCAAAGACCACTGTAACCTCCTCAAGGACCACCGTAACCTGCTTAACGACCACCGTTACCTCCTGAAAGACCACCGTAGCCTGCTTAACGACCACCGTAACCTCCTCAAGGACCACCATAACCTGCTCAAAGACCACTGTAACCTCCTCAAGGACCACCGTAACCTGCTTAAAGACCACTGTAACCTCCTCAAGGACCACCGTAACCTGCTTAAAGACCACCGTAGCCTGCTTAACGACCACCGTAACCTCCTCAAGGACCACCATAACCTGCTCAAAGACCACTGTAACCTCCTCAAGGACCACCGTAACCTGCTCAAAGACCACTGTAACCTCCTCAAGGACCACCGTAACCTGCTTAACGACCACCGTTACCTCCTCAAAGACCACCGTAACCTGCTTAACGACCATCGTAACCTGCTTAACGACCACCGTTACCTCCTCAATGACCACCGTAACCTGCTTAACGACCACCGTTACCTCCTCAAAGACCACCGTTACCTCCTCAATGACCACCGTTACCTCCTCAAAGACCACCGTAACCTGCTTAACGACCACCGTAACCTCCTCAAAGACCACCGTAACCTGCTTAACGACCACCGTAACCTCCTCAGAGACCACTGTAACCTCCTCAAAGACCACCATAACCTGCTTAACGACCACCGTAACCTCCTCAAAGACCACTGTAACCTCCTCAAAGACCACCATAACCTGCTTAACGACCACCGTAACCTCCTCAAGGACCAGAATTACTTAATTAATTTTACCTcatatttgtaaatattattatatcttTCATTTGTCTgagccaaactccattcagaaaattTAACTTTGCAACTCTTCTTTTctgaatgactttttttttttttttcaatgtaatttctgtgtattatattatattatattaactcCTCccctcagccaatcacagagcagataCTCAGTGACATCACTCTGCTCTGTTCTCTCtgcaggatcaataaagttggaTTATTGAGAAAGATGATGAAATACAGACTCAGATTCGGTACAAACCAAAGTGTGAGTGAGCGATAGCGCTTGTGTTTCTCTGGAGGAAACCAGCTTGCCATATCAAGACACAACACACTTCCTGTcctggaggagggggggggtcgAGGGGTGAGGCCGGCAGTCAGTCTGAGTCAGTCTGTCAGCAGAACTACTGTGGAAGAGAAACCAGGACAAACTGAGAGAGACGAGAAAATATGTGGAAGAAGTGGGAGAAACAGCCGAGTGAAAACTAGACGAAAAGGAGAAACTGAAGGAGAATAAATCAGGACGGAGCTGCACGAATCAGACGGTAGGAAACGTCCCATTTCTGTCATTTAGAACATCAACACAATTAAAGTGATACAGATCCATCAGACAGGAAGCTTCCTCCTCTGGACGTCTCACATACCTCCATTAACTGGGATTATGTTCATCTGATAGTCCAGTAGTGCTAACCCTAGACTAGAGGTTTAAACTGGGATTGTGTTCAGTTGATAGTCCAGTAGTGCTAACCAGGTTTAAACTGGGATTATGTTCATCTGATAGTCCAGTAGTGCTAACCCTAGACTAGAGGTTTAAACTGGGATTGTGTTCAGTTGATAGTCCAGTAGTGCTAACCAGGTTTAAACTGGGATTATGTTCAATTGAACGTGAAGGTTAGATTAGACTAACCTTCAAGATGCAGATGTTAATTGAAGCTGGATTATTGTGACCTTGACACTGAAACATGAAGCTCTTCCTGTTTAAATCTTCTCATTTTGATGCTAAGCTTCAGTTTCTGCTGATTTCTTCTGTTGTGAttcagctgctgctcagaggGATCGACGTCTCTTTCAGTTGTCAGTCTGGTTGAACGATTGGACACCTTATTCATCAggtataatatacaatatatacatatatgtatatacagatGTAATAACTGGTTTATAACAGACTATAAAGTACCTGTAAGATGAGCTAagcatttattaatatattaaataactATATATTAAAACTCTGTTATAATGATATGACTATATCTATAGGAGAAGTTCTATCTTTATATCTGCTAACAGCTACATTACAttgtgttataaaccatttattatatgtttatatatcgATCACACTTGATAATGACAACAGGGGATCAAACTGTTAACGTTCACACGATTGTTTCTGTTTCGCCAGAGTGACGTCATCATAAGAGAAGATGGAGTCTTGGTTCTGCTGGATTTACTTTGTGATCCTGTTAAGAAACATTTCGGCTGACCCGGCTTCACCGCCAAGCTACATTGTCCACCGCACCAACGTCAGCTTCGACAAGGCCGCCGAGGGCTGTTCCCCCGGCGTCCTCACCACTCTCACCACTGAGCAGGAGGTCGCAGACATCCTGAAGCTCGTCTCTGAGCCGGCGTCACTTCGACATCAGAACGAGTTCACCTTCTGGGTCGGACTGAGGAAAGTCAAGGATGAGTGTGTCGTTTCCACGCTGCCACTCAGAGGATTCAAGTGGACAGAGGACGGCAGCGAGGACACGGAGGTGAGCCAGTGGACAGAGGAACCACAGCACACCTGCACGACGGTTCGCTGTGCGGCACTAAAGGGGGAATTCAACGGGTCGGCGGTGACCAGGTGGGGTCTGATCCCTGTCACCTGTAAGAACAGTTACCAGTTCATATGTaaactgagagacagagagaccgGTGTTCGACCTGCTACACCAAAACCTGCTACACGTGAACCAAAACCAGCTACAACAGAACCACCTAAATTTTCTACACCAGAACCACCTAAATCTGCTACACCAGAACCACCTACACCTGCTAGACCAGAACCACCTACACCTGCTACATCAGCTAATCCTGAACCTAGACCTGCAACACACAAACCAGAACCAGCTAAACCTGAACCTAACCTTCCTGAACCAAAACCAGAAGCTGACCTGAAGCCTAAAACAGGATCTGAACTGCAGGGAACTGATCGTGATCCTGAACCAGCACCGGGGTCAGACTCATGTCAGCACCCCCACATCCCTGAAGCCCGCTCCATCAGTCTGGATCGCGACAACAGCAGCAGGATCCAGGTGGAGTGCTGGCCCACCGACCGGCTGGAACTCCACTGTTCAGGCCGTCCTGCCATGTGGCGGATGCTGGACGACTCCGCCGCCAACTTCACCACCGTCTGCCTGCCGTGTGGGAACGGCTTCCAGAAAGACACTTCTGGAAACTGTGTGGACATGGACGAGTGCAGCGGCGGCGCCACACCCTGCAGGCACACCTGCCTGAACACTGAGGGCTCCTACAGGTGTTTCTGCTCCGACGAGAATGGGAAACAACATGAGGAGGACTCCCCAGCGTGTGTGGATACGGAAAGAAATGGTATGCTGATCCCGCTGCTGGTCGCCGCTGcggtgctggtggtgctggtggtggtcaTCGCAGTGACCTTGAAGTGCTGCCTGATGAGGCGGTCGAAGAAACTCGCCATGAAGAGGGCGGAGAAGATGGCGATGAAGAGCAAAAATGGCAAGGATTCCTTCGAAACAGCCAATGAGAAGGCAGCAACATGAGGGAGcagagctgtgattggtcgtgtctggcagtgacatcatcaatgtgtctccaaaatgactcaaactTTCCAGGAAGTTAGAGAAAGTTTCTTTTTCAGTTTAAAATGCTTTCTCACATCAGATTTTCTgaagttaaaatgttttttttctgttgcagaGATTCTTGTCTTCAGGTGAGTTTCTCTCAAGGTAACAGGAACTTACCTGGAGACAGGTGAAGTCTTTGAGTACTCAGCTTCAATGTTGACTCAGACTTCCTGGAAATATCAGAAAAGAACATTTAGAAACCTctgcatttactttttttaataaatcaaaattatttattgattaaaaatTCTTAATTATGACAATTAACAAATATAAACTAAGTAATCTTTTCCAAATAGTCAGTGTAAATGTATTAGTTTAAATTGAGTGATGAGAAGAGATacctaaattaaattaaaggctgggttagggttagggttaaccctaaccctaaccctaaccctaaccctaaacctaaccctaaccctaaccctaaccctaaacctaaacccaaccctaaccctaaccctaaccctaaacctaaacccaaccctaaccctaacccctgtCTGGAAACTCAactgactttattcttttattaaaataagaaaacttgtttttacattttcattaataaagattcttgttgttttaaatgaatAGTTTCACGGATTGTATTTTGAAAACAGGATGAACACCATTTTATGGtgtgggaggggaggggaggggaggggaggagagtgGTTAGTGttagtacatacatatatataaatatgtactctgtatgtacgtatatatatgtatatatatatatgtatatgcagTGCTGGAGGGCTGCAGCAGAAGGAGCTAAAAACTAAGAGAGAGATatacagatactgtatatatatatatatatatatttatatatatatacatgcagtGTTGGAGGGCTGCAGCAGAGGGAGCTAGAAACTAAGAGATGGTTTCTGATCAGCTGACAGTGAGCCTGACACTACATTTTACTATatacagatactgtatgtatgtatatatctatatatgtatatatgtgtgtgtgtgtgtgtgtgtgtgtgtgtgtgtgtgtgtgtgtgtgtctgtgtgtgtgtgcgtgtgcgtgtgcgtgtgcgtgtgcgtgtgcgcgtgcgcgtgtgtgtgtgtgtgtgcgtgtgcgtgtgtgtgtgtagttagtttgactgataaaaaaaacagttgaatTGTTCAGGGGAGAAACAAAGACATGACTTAAATAACAGgctgttaaacacacacacacacacacacagtgtgatcTACAACGGTTGGTAGGGTATCAGAGCCATAGacagggttaggggttaggagtTAGGGGTAGGGTATCAGAGCCGTAGacagggttaggggttaggggttaggggttaggggttaggggttaggggttaggggtaggGTATCAGAGCCATAGACAGGGTGTGGGGTTAGGGGTTAagagttaggggttaggggtaggGTATCAGAGCCATAGacagggttaggggttaggggttaggggttaggggtaggGTATCAGAGCCATAGACAGGGTGTgaggttaggggttaggagtTAGGGGTAGGGTATCAGAGCCATAGACAGGGTGtgaggttaggggttaggggttagtgGTAGGGTATCAGAGCCATAGacagggttaggggttaggggttaggggtaggGTATCAGAACCATAGACAGGGTGtgaggttaggggttaggggttaggggtaggGTATCAGAGCCATAGacagggttaggggttaggggttaggggttaggggttaggggttaggggtaggGTATCAGAGCCGTAGacagggttaggggttaggggttaggggttaggggttaggggttaggggttaggggtaggGTATCAGAGCCATAGACAGGGTGTgaggttaggggttaggagtTAGGGGTAGGGTGTCAGAGCCATAGacagggttaggggttaggggttaggagtTAGGGGTAGGGTATCAGAGCCGTAGACAGGGTGTgaggttaggggttaggagtTAGGGGTAGGGTATCAGAGCTGTAGACAGGGTgtggggttaggggttaggagtTAGGGGTAGGGTATCAGATCCGTAGACAAGGTTAggttagggtttaggggttaagagttaggggttaggggtaggGTATCAGAGCCATAGACAGGGTGTgaggttaggggttaggagtTAGGGGTAGGGTATCAGAGCCATAGACAGGGTGtgaggttaggggttaggggttagtgGTAGGGTATCAGAGCCATAGacagggttaggggttaggggttaggggtaggGTATCAGAGCCATAGACAGGGTGtgaggttaggggttaggggttaggggtaggGTATCAGAGCCGTAGacagggttaggggttaggggttaggggttaggggtaggGTATCAGAGCCATAGACAGGGTGTgaggttaggggttaggagtTAGGGGTAGGGTGTCAGAGCCATAGacagggttaggggttaggggttaggagtTAGGGGTAGGGTATCAGAGCCGTAGACAGGGTGTgaggttaggggttaggagtTAGGGGTAGGGTATCAGAGCTGTAGACAGGGTgtggggttaggggttaggagtTAGGGGTAGGGTATCAGATCCGTAGACAAGGTtaggttaggggttaggggtaggGTATCAGATCCGTAGACAAGGTtaggttaggggttaggggtcaGGGGTAGGGTATCAGATCCGTAGACAAGGTtaggttaggggttaggggtaggGTATCAGATCCGTAGACAAGGTtaggttaggggttaggggtaggGTATCAGAGCCGTAGacaaggttagggttaggaaaggGGTGCTGCATCCTAACTGGGTGCACCGAGGGGCACAAAGGAATTAATGGGTATGGGGGccctttaaaaaatgaaatttattaatagttaattaataattataataatttaataggCCTACATTTAGTAAGTTTGACTATCGGCTAGTTAAACATCTCAGGCCCTCATGGTGAAAACACTTGATGTCAAACACTATGACACGCCTGTCTTCTGAGGACCCAAAAGACACGATGTGTTCTAAAGAAAGAGGACCCCACAGAAAGTGATCCGTGATCCTGGTGagctcacttcctgtctgctggagTCTGTCAGTCTACGTGAGGAGGTCACGTGCAGGTGACAGGTGAGTCAGTTTCTGCAGTAACAGGATAATTATTACTGAGGAGCTTTTAGTGTGACGGCTGCAGGATttacagtcctgtgagtcaGACCCTGAACCTCTGAACCTCTGAACCGCCTCCTCTTCAGGATCTGAGTCCTGAATCACAAACAGGAAGCTTCAACCTACGCACTCAACCTACACAAAACAATTATGTCCTCCCAGTACTCCGATGACCTCCAGTCTGACCTCCAGGCTGACCTCCATGTCTTCAGTCTCATTAACCCGAGACGGTCAGACAGGAACATGATTTACATCACAACTACTGGAACCCAGTTCAGCTCCGATCTGGTTGGTTCAGACTCACCAAGTGTCCTTCTGTCCCAAACGGAGAGAAACCAGGTGAGTCCTCTGGGCCAGGAACCGGCCCAGGGACTGATCCAGGGACCGGGCCAGGGACCGGGCCAGGGACCGGTCCAGGGACCGGGTCAGGGATCGGGTCAGAAACCGGGCCAGAGACCGGGCCAGGGACCGGGTCAGG
The Sebastes fasciatus isolate fSebFas1 unplaced genomic scaffold, fSebFas1.pri Scaffold_48, whole genome shotgun sequence DNA segment above includes these coding regions:
- the LOC141763808 gene encoding uncharacterized protein LOC141763808, encoding MESWFCWIYFVILLRNISADPASPPSYIVHRTNVSFDKAAEGCSPGVLTTLTTEQEVADILKLVSEPASLRHQNEFTFWVGLRKVKDECVVSTLPLRGFKWTEDGSEDTEVSQWTEEPQHTCTTVRCAALKGEFNGSAVTRWGLIPVTCKNSYQFICKLRDRETGVRPATPKPATREPKPATTEPPKFSTPEPPKSATPEPPTPARPEPPTPATSANPEPRPATHKPEPAKPEPNLPEPKPEADLKPKTGSELQGTDRDPEPAPGSDSCQHPHIPEARSISLDRDNSSRIQVECWPTDRLELHCSGRPAMWRMLDDSAANFTTVCLPCGNGFQKDTSGNCVDMDECSGGATPCRHTCLNTEGSYRCFCSDENGKQHEEDSPACVDTERNGMLIPLLVAAAVLVVLVVVIAVTLKCCLMRRSKKLAMKRAEKMAMKSKNGKDSFETANEKAAT